In Candidatus Neomarinimicrobiota bacterium, a genomic segment contains:
- a CDS encoding glycosyl hydrolase family 17 yields MKHSVSIFAFLITLSMVVLSCQNRSMTIQEEISGQTHIESNVVATTISNQPLLDRESPFVKREFNPYLGDRWIGKAISYGCYREGQAPGVKGASEDEILEDLNILSQYWNLFRVYGADSDSERILNVIKKNNLPFRVMLGVWLENETKLPERQPANLEQVKKAIELANRFPDLIVGINVGNESQVSWSWHHMEAETLIHYIRMVRAGTDIPVATADDYNFWNKTESQVIANEIDFIVLHAYALWNGQQLDHAIQWTDSVYQDIQSKHPEMTIALGETGWATVYNSKKIGPGEQGTLIKGEVSISAQENFLIDLNNWIEKNQVTTFLFEAFDEPWKGGGEQSGPNEVEKNWGVFYKDRTPKASFKGYLKQINRSSN; encoded by the coding sequence ATGAAACATTCAGTTTCCATATTTGCTTTCCTAATCACTCTCAGCATGGTTGTCCTATCCTGCCAGAATCGATCAATGACAATACAGGAAGAGATCAGCGGCCAAACCCATATTGAATCAAATGTGGTTGCAACCACTATCTCAAATCAACCACTTTTGGACAGAGAATCACCCTTCGTCAAGCGTGAGTTCAATCCCTATCTGGGTGACAGATGGATTGGGAAGGCTATTTCATATGGCTGCTATCGCGAAGGTCAGGCTCCAGGAGTAAAGGGTGCAAGTGAGGATGAGATCCTGGAAGATCTCAATATTCTCAGCCAATATTGGAATCTTTTCAGAGTTTATGGGGCAGATAGCGATTCTGAGCGGATTTTGAACGTAATCAAGAAAAATAACCTGCCTTTCAGGGTAATGCTTGGTGTATGGTTGGAAAACGAGACCAAACTCCCCGAACGTCAACCTGCCAACCTCGAGCAAGTCAAAAAAGCAATTGAACTGGCAAATCGTTTCCCTGATCTCATTGTTGGTATCAACGTGGGTAATGAATCCCAAGTATCCTGGTCCTGGCATCACATGGAAGCCGAAACTCTAATCCACTATATAAGAATGGTTCGGGCAGGTACAGACATTCCAGTTGCCACTGCTGATGACTACAACTTCTGGAATAAAACCGAAAGCCAGGTCATTGCCAATGAGATAGACTTTATTGTCCTACACGCTTACGCATTATGGAATGGCCAGCAGCTCGATCATGCAATTCAGTGGACCGATAGCGTTTACCAGGACATTCAGTCAAAGCACCCTGAAATGACAATAGCCCTGGGTGAAACCGGTTGGGCAACAGTTTACAATTCAAAAAAAATAGGTCCGGGAGAACAGGGCACCTTGATCAAGGGTGAAGTCAGTATTAGTGCCCAGGAAAATTTTTTAATCGACCTCAATAATTGGATAGAGAAGAATCAGGTAACCACATTTCTATTTGAGGCTTTCGATGAACCCTGGAAAGGTGGGGGAGAACAGTCCGGACCAAATGAAGTCGAAAAGAACTGGGGTGTATTCTACAAGGATAGAACACCTAAAGCATCTTTCAAAGGCTACCTGAAACAAATAAATCGGAGTTCAAATTGA
- a CDS encoding T9SS type A sorting domain-containing protein: MKSKMTILLVLSCMLSMGGVALAQNAPIDFEAGGYGADWTWTVFENETNPALEIVANPSASGVNTSATVAMFTALQAGQPWAGCESLHGTDIGTYSISAANSTIKIMVYKTVLSDVGIKLVKPDGWSLGEIKVANTVTNEWEELTFDFTSQMQDGYDQIVVFPDFDLNGRTQDNVVYFDNITFSEGGGVEPGEEPEVAAPTPAHDASSVISLFSNPYTDVTVDTWSAAWDNADVQDVVIAGDDVKLYTSFGFAGIEFTSQTVDATAMTSFHMDIWTPDAIGTGAFHVKLVDFGADGVWSGGDDTESMVSFNAYTTPALVSGEWVRIDIPMSSFSALASQAHLAQMVIEGDPNTVYVDNVYFHSNPASIDDRGALPFEFVLEQNFPNPFNPSTTIRFSLENPEYVRLKVFNVAGQEVASLFEGQANSGEHTLQFEANNFAAGTYFYSLTVGQQSSVKKMVLVK; this comes from the coding sequence ATGAAATCAAAAATGACTATTCTATTAGTTCTGAGTTGTATGCTATCAATGGGGGGAGTGGCCTTGGCTCAAAATGCTCCCATTGATTTTGAAGCCGGTGGTTATGGCGCAGACTGGACCTGGACGGTCTTCGAGAATGAGACGAATCCTGCCCTTGAAATAGTTGCAAATCCCAGTGCCAGCGGTGTCAACACATCAGCTACTGTGGCTATGTTTACTGCTTTGCAGGCCGGCCAGCCCTGGGCTGGTTGTGAATCCCTGCATGGAACGGATATTGGAACCTATTCAATCTCTGCTGCAAACAGTACAATCAAAATCATGGTTTACAAAACAGTTTTGAGTGATGTGGGAATTAAATTGGTGAAACCTGATGGTTGGTCCTTGGGAGAAATAAAGGTTGCCAACACCGTCACAAATGAATGGGAAGAGCTCACCTTCGATTTTACATCTCAGATGCAGGATGGATATGATCAAATAGTAGTTTTTCCAGATTTTGATTTGAATGGAAGAACTCAGGATAACGTAGTTTATTTTGATAATATCACCTTTTCAGAAGGTGGCGGCGTAGAACCTGGCGAAGAACCTGAAGTAGCAGCACCAACCCCTGCACATGATGCGTCTAGCGTTATTTCACTGTTCAGCAATCCTTATACAGATGTAACTGTTGACACCTGGTCAGCTGCATGGGATAATGCCGATGTCCAGGACGTTGTAATCGCAGGCGATGATGTAAAGCTTTATACCAGTTTTGGTTTTGCCGGTATCGAATTTACATCACAGACTGTTGATGCTACAGCCATGACATCATTTCATATGGATATCTGGACCCCAGATGCAATTGGCACTGGTGCCTTCCACGTGAAGTTAGTTGACTTTGGCGCAGACGGTGTCTGGTCTGGTGGCGATGATACGGAATCTATGGTATCATTTAACGCTTATACGACTCCGGCACTAGTTTCTGGAGAATGGGTCAGAATTGACATTCCAATGTCATCTTTCAGTGCTCTCGCTTCTCAGGCTCACCTGGCCCAAATGGTTATCGAGGGTGACCCCAATACTGTTTATGTGGATAATGTTTATTTCCATTCAAATCCAGCCAGTATTGATGATCGTGGTGCACTGCCATTTGAGTTTGTTCTGGAGCAGAATTTCCCAAATCCCTTTAATCCATCAACTACTATTCGCTTCAGTTTGGAAAATCCAGAGTATGTAAGACTGAAGGTGTTTAATGTTGCCGGACAGGAAGTAGCAAGCCTTTTTGAAGGGCAAGCGAATTCCGGGGAACACACACTGCAGTTTGAAGCAAATAATTTTGCCGCTGGAACTTATTTCTACTCATTGACAGTTGGACAGCAGAGCAGTGTTAAAAAAATGGTGCTTGTTAAATAG